Proteins encoded together in one Marmota flaviventris isolate mMarFla1 chromosome Y, mMarFla1.hap1, whole genome shotgun sequence window:
- the LOC139703528 gene encoding uncharacterized protein CXorf51A-like, with product MAKATKKSQKPNADMAQSTSSMKERKNMKTSYHHSRCGRGSKILKSTNKGKKTLQNNSSKRDSEKPSTSLKKSKKTKGTILFGHYHRLNEKLNREPEMENTPETSSISSDDLDSK from the exons ATGGCTAAGGCaaccaagaaatcacagaagcctAATGCAGATATGGCCCAGTCAACATCatcgatgaaagaaagaaagaatatgaagactTCCTATCATCACTCCAGATGCGGAAGAGGCAGCAAG ATACTAAAGTCCACCAATAAGGgtaaaaaaacacttcaaaataattcaagcaaaagagactcagaaaagccttccacatctctgaaaaaatctaagaaaactaaaggaaCAATACTCTTTGGTCATTATCATCggctaaatgaaaaactgaatagagagccagaaatggaaaatacccCAGAAACCTCCAGCATTTCAAGTGATGATCTGGACAGCAAGTAA